In Helianthus annuus cultivar XRQ/B chromosome 9, HanXRQr2.0-SUNRISE, whole genome shotgun sequence, the following are encoded in one genomic region:
- the LOC110876679 gene encoding putative receptor protein kinase ZmPK1, translating into MGTLFLYIVVVLLVLLYKTPLLSSSPTSLSLPSVLKPGSSLSVENKDDFLISPNGLFTAGFYSVGENAYCFSVWFTKPLADQSHTIVWMANRDAPVNGKRSKLSLLKTGNLVLRDAAQPLPIWTTNIIDSKEPAQLFINDTGNLYLQNNETQVIWQSFGSPTDTLLPLQKFTKDTSLVSSRSLTNHSSGFYKLYFDNDNVIRLVYNGPSVAGIYWPDPKITAWASGRSTWASRRTATLDLSGHFVSSDSLFFNTSDSENQSVRRLTVDVDGNFRAYSLDETRGIWKVTWQAISDTCRVHGICGENSTCSISPNHGRKCSCIPNHTMINQTDWSYGCKPEFNTTLCGNGEDDFLHFPHYDFYGYEARFVPNVTLDECKRVCLGICNCKGFHFNYETEGYFSCYAKFKLINGFRTMSSNGSMYLKVPKSILLLSNNSEKIVHEDRLICSEKLPTVRIDRAYIKNPKNESVKSLMIFTYVFGALETICIIYFFYRTRNPSKTRQGYVQAATGFQRFSYAELKKTTKNFSKEIGRGGGGIVYKGEFSNNRVAAVKLLKEFGNKQGETELLAEISTLGRLNHMNLIDIWGYCAERKHKLLVYEYMENGSLAQNLHSSKLDWGKRFDITVGTAKGLAYLHEECLEWVLHCDVKPHNILLDSNWNPKVADFGLSKLLDRDGTRNSEFTRARGTRGYMAPEWLFVNHPITSKVDVYSYGVVVLEMITGRSPTGDQCAKSKGRLDSWVKEKMIAAGGTKDWIEEVVDVTVDGKYDTSKMEILIKVALQCSAEDKDARPTMSQVVDMLLHVEN; encoded by the coding sequence ATGGGTACTCTCTTTCTCTACATTGTGGTTGTTTTATTAGTCTTACTATATAAAACACCATTGCTTTCTTCTTCTCCTACTTCTCTTTCACTTCCCTCGGTATTGAAACCGGGTTCATCTCTCTCTGTGGAGAACAAAGATGACTTCTTAATCTCACCCAATGGGCTTTTCACCGCCGGCTTTTACAGTGTTGGTGAGAATGCCTATTGCTTCTCGGTATGGTTTACTAAACCTCTTGCGGACCAAAGTCACACCATAGTTTGGATGGCTAACCGCGATGCACCAGTTAATGGAAAGCGTTCAAAgctttccttgttaaaaaccggaaATCTTGTTTTAAGGGACGCAGCGCAACCACTCCCCATTTGGACCACAAATATTATAGACTCGAAAGAACCTGCCCAGCTATTTATAAACGATACCGGAAACCTTTATCTTCAAAATAATGAAACCCAAGTTATTTGGCAAAGCTTTGGCTCCCCCACTGATACCCTTCTTCCCCTACAAAAATTCACCAAAGATACATCACTTGTATCTTCAAGAAGTTTAACGAATCACTCTTCAGGGTTCTACAAGCTCTACTTTGACAATGATAATGTCATTAGACTTGTTTATAACGGCCCTAGTGTAGCGGGAATTTATTGGCCAGATCCTAAGATAACGGCTTGGGCATCTGGTAGGAGCACCTGGGCCAGCCGAAGGACTGCTACCCTGGATTTGTCCGGTCATTTCGTATCAAGTGATAGCCTATTCTTCAATACATCAGATTCCGAAAACCAGTCAGTTAGACGGTTGACTGTGGATGTTGACGGTAACTTTCGGGCCTACAGTCTAGATGAGACCCGAGGGATTTGGAAAGTTACTTGGCAGGCGATTTCCGACACTTGCAGAGTTCATGGAATATGTGGAGAAAATAGTACATGTTCTATCAGTCCTAATCATGGTAGGAAATGTTCGTGCATACCCAATCATACTATGATCAATCAAACAGATTGGTCATATGGTTGTAAACCAGAATTCAATACAACATTATGTGGAAACGGTGAGGATGATTTCTTACATTTTCCTCACTATGATTTCTACGGTTACGAGGCTAGATTTGTGCCGAATGTGACACTAGATGAATGTAAGAGAGTGTGTCTAGGCATCTGCAACTGCAAAGGATTCCACTTCAACTATGAGACTGAGGGCTATTTCTCTTGCTACGCCAAATTTAAACTAATAAACGGGTTCAGAACCATGAGTTCTAACGGTTCCATGTATCTAAAGGTGCCCAAAAGTATTCTCCTATTGTCCAACAACAGTGAAAAAATTGTTCATGAAGACCGCTTAATCTGCAGCGAGAAATTACCAACAGTCCGAATCGACAGAGCTTATATAAAGAACCCAAAAAATGAGTCAGTCAAGTCCCTCATGATATTTACCTATGTATTTGGTGCACTAGAGACCATTTGCATTATCTACTTCTTTTATCGTACTCGAAATCCATCGAAGACAAGACAAGGTTACGTCCAAGCTGCTACAGGATTTCAGAGATTCAGCTATGCGGAATTGAAAAAGACCACTAAAAACTTTAGCAAAGAGATAGGAAGAGGAGGCGGTGGAATCGTGTACAAAGGAGAATTTTCAAACAATCGAGTTGCCGCAGTCAAACTTCTTAAGGAATTCGGTAACAAACAAGGCGAAACTGAACTTTTGGCGGAGATAAGTACCCTTGGGAGGCTGAACCACATGAATTTGATAGACATATGGGGGTACTGTGCTGAGAGAAAACACAAATTGTTGGTTTATGAGTACATGGAAAATGGGTCATTGGCCCAAAACTTGCATTCCAGTAAGCTAGATTGGGGTAAGAGGTTTGACATTACGGTGGGTACTGCGAAAGGGCTAGCTTATCTACACGAAGAATGCTTGGAATGGGTTTTGCATTGTGATGTTAAGCCTCATAATATATTGCTGGATAGCAATTGGAATCCAAAGGTTGCAGATTTTGGGCTGTCTAAGTTACTAGACAGAGATGGAACTCGTAATTCAGAGTTCACAAGAGCAAGAGGGACAAGAGGTTACATGGCTCCAGAGTGGTTGTTTGTTAATCATCCAATAACCTCAAAAGTTGATGTATATAGTTATGGAGTTGTGGTGTTAGAGATGATAACAGGGAGAAGCCCAACAGGTGATCAATGTGCCAAGTCGAAGGGAAGGCTCGATAGTTGGGTGAAAGAAAAGATGATAGCAGCTGGTGGAACGAAAGACTGGATCGAAGAGGTTGTGGACGTTACCGTTGATGGAAAATACGACACAAGTAAAATGGAAATTCTGATTAAGGTGGCTTTACAGTGTTCGGCGGAAGATAAAGACGCTAGACCAACAATGAGCCAAGTGGTGGATATGCTGCTACATGTAGAGAATTAA
- the LOC110879402 gene encoding F-box protein GID2 produces the protein MKRSISFSQDHLNGSCNIHIDNDSGNMKKKIRADPVPETDPVPDNSPDTPETTTAVLLDENLLYEVLKHVDARTLGAAGCVSKQWHRTAQDERLWELICTKHWANIGCGNTQLRSVVLALGGFRRLHSHYLWPLSKPSSSAATSSSSSTVATTSSWPCLPPPRAIVPAKPTAKARWGKDEVQLSLSLLSIRYYEKMNFSNRK, from the coding sequence ATGAAGAGATCAATTTCATTCTCACAAGATCACCTGAACGGCAGTTGCAATATTCATATTGATAATGATTCCGGCAACATGAAAAAGAAGATCCGCGCAGATCCGGTTCCGGAAACAGATCCGGTGCCGGACAACTCACCGGACACGCCGGAGACGACGACTGCTGTTCTGCTGGATGAGAATTTGCTGTATGAGGTTCTGAAACACGTGGACGCGCGTACGTTAGGTGCGGCAGGATGCGTGAGCAAGCAGTGGCATCGTACGGCTCAGGATGAACGGTTATGGGAGCTGATCTGCACCAAACACTGGGCGAATATCGGCTGTGGTAACACTCAGCTCCGGTCGGTGGTCCTCGCTCTCGGCGGTTTCCGGCGACTTCATTCTCATTACCTGTGGCCGTTATCTAAACCTTCTAGTTCCGCCGCTACCTCGTCGTCGTCTTCAACCGTCGCAACGACGTCGTCGTGGCCGTGTCTGCCGCCGCCGCGTGCGATTGTTCCGGCGAAACCTACGGCGAAAGCTCGTTGGGGAAAAGATGAGGTTCAGCTCTCGTTATCGCTCCTCTCGATTCGTTATTATGAGAAGATGAATTTCAGTAACCGAAAATGA
- the LOC110879405 gene encoding histone H3.2-like, whose translation MARTKQTARKSTGGKAPRKQLATKAARKSAPATGGVKKPHRFRPGTVALREIRKYQKSTELLIRKLPFQRLVREIAQDFKTDLRFQSSAVAALQEASEAYLVGLFEDTNLCAIHAKRVTIMPKDMQLARRIRGERA comes from the coding sequence ATGGCGCGAACAAAGCAAACCGCCCGCAAATCAACCGGTGGAAAAGCTCCTCGGAAACAATTGGCGACAAAAGCCGCCAGAAAATCAGCTCCGGCTACCGGAGGAGTGAAGAAGCCGCACAGATTCCGGCCAGGAACCGTTGCGTTGAGAGAGATCAGGAAGTACCAGAAGAGCACTGAGCTGTTGATCCGGAAGCTTCCGTTTCAACGTCTGGTGAGAGAAATCGCACAGGATTTTAAGACCGATTTGAGGTTTCAGAGCAGTGCGGTTGCTGCGCTTCAAGAGGCGTCTGAGGCGTATCTGGTAGGGTTGTTTGAGGATACGAATTTGTGTGCGATCCATGCTAAGAGAGTTACAATTATGCCAAAAGATATGCAGTTGGCTAGGAGGATTAGAGGTGAGAGGGCTTAG
- the LOC110879403 gene encoding uncharacterized protein LOC110879403 isoform X1 yields MRSNKKKICFQKIRHLCQRTSFRKPDVLRSSKFHLRITLFIVLCIAGDRCNRYHCDVADQRLAQHSDKGNEDGLLICNVAFRSNLLALIMDSCTCITSQVYQLSPSFLNKVVEPDLLYPNEGMHKRWDAGYRITLTASTSNQAAFVLSIREENLQMIHRTHFALLCFLAHMSRAMAMYASQSGANIRVKLIWINARCPRQPGGTECGYYVMNFMKEIAYEAVEILDNDNVGKGVEEYSAADMDGICEDWSTYAVNSIFKL; encoded by the exons ATGAGAAGCAACAAGAAGAAGATTTGCTTTCAG AAAATCAGGCATCTTTGCCAGAGAACGAGTTTTAGAAAACCTGACGTCCTCCGCTCCTCCAAGTTCCACCTCAGAATCACTCTCTTTATCGTCTTGTGCATCGCCGGAGACCGGTGTAACAG ATATCACTGTGATGTGGCAGACCAGAGACTTGCTCAACATAGTGACAAAGGAAACGAAGATGGGTTGCTCATCTGCAATGTGGCTTTTCGCTCAAACCTATTGGCTCTTATAATGGATTCTTGCACTTGTATCACCTCTCAAGTTTACCAACTCTCTCCCTCATTTCTCAACAAG GTTGTGGAACCGGACTTGTTGTATCCAAATGAAGGTATGCATAAACGATGGGATGCTGGGTATAGGATAACATTAACTGCATCTACATCAAACCAAGCTGCTTTTGTTCTTAGCATCCGAGAAGAAAACTTGCAGATGATACACAGGACACACTTTGCACTTCTGTGTTTCCTAGCACACATGTCAAG GGCAATGGCCATGTATGCTTCACAAAGTGGTGCCAACATAAGGGTTAAACTCATCTGGATTAACGCTAGG TGTCCACGTCAGCCAGGAGGTACTGAATGCGGCTACTATGTGATGAACTTCATGAAGGAGATAGCTTACGAAGCAGTTGAAATACTTGACAATGATAAT GTTGGGAAAGGAGTAGAGGAATACTCGGCTGCGGATATGGATGGCATTTGTGAAGATTGGTCGACTTATGCCGTTAACTCTATTTTTAAGTTATAA
- the LOC110879403 gene encoding uncharacterized protein LOC110879403 isoform X2 — MATARTRWAIVMSRGAGFSDQVVEPDLLYPNEGMHKRWDAGYRITLTASTSNQAAFVLSIREENLQMIHRTHFALLCFLAHMSRAMAMYASQSGANIRVKLIWINARCPRQPGGTECGYYVMNFMKEIAYEAVEILDNDNVGKGVEEYSAADMDGICEDWSTYAVNSIFKL; from the exons ATGGCAACTGCGAGAACCAGATGGGCAATTGTTATGTCCCGTGGTGCTGGATTCTCTGACCAG GTTGTGGAACCGGACTTGTTGTATCCAAATGAAGGTATGCATAAACGATGGGATGCTGGGTATAGGATAACATTAACTGCATCTACATCAAACCAAGCTGCTTTTGTTCTTAGCATCCGAGAAGAAAACTTGCAGATGATACACAGGACACACTTTGCACTTCTGTGTTTCCTAGCACACATGTCAAG GGCAATGGCCATGTATGCTTCACAAAGTGGTGCCAACATAAGGGTTAAACTCATCTGGATTAACGCTAGG TGTCCACGTCAGCCAGGAGGTACTGAATGCGGCTACTATGTGATGAACTTCATGAAGGAGATAGCTTACGAAGCAGTTGAAATACTTGACAATGATAAT GTTGGGAAAGGAGTAGAGGAATACTCGGCTGCGGATATGGATGGCATTTGTGAAGATTGGTCGACTTATGCCGTTAACTCTATTTTTAAGTTATAA